The Drosophila nasuta strain 15112-1781.00 chromosome 2R, ASM2355853v1, whole genome shotgun sequence genome segment CAGGCGCCGCAGCCGCAATTGCCGTTGGCGGCATCGTAAAAGTGCAAAGTCACGGATGAATGAGCCCACAGTTTTTGGCcgacagttgcagttgcaattgccgtcgttgttgttgttgttgttgctgttactgttgctggtCACCGATGCCTGGTGGAACTTTGCTTCAGCGACTcgttttaattgattttgttttgggcCTTGTGTCTGGTTGTGTTTGGTTGGTCAATTGCGGATGGCGGCTGTTGGCTGGCGGCCACACTGGATGAGTTGCTAAACAAAATCGCAGCTTGGGCAACTAATTTAGTTGAACATGCCGTCTGGAGTGACCACACGGAGACAGTGGAAGCTAATCCAATCCCAGGCTATGCAAAACAAACTATCGCATTGCCAAATATTTCGCGGCCAAATTTGGGTTGCTCCTAATTTTGGTTAAGCCGCAAAAAAACACTTGGCAGCAACAGCTCTCGCCGCAtagttaatgttgttgttgttgccggtGTTATTGTAATTGCCGTGGTGTatagattttgtttttagtagCTAATTTTCGAATGTGGCGGCCCAATGGATTTCCATTTCCACTCGCTTTGCCATAAAGTTTTTCGCGGCAAATGTTATTGGGCCACGCCAAGTGGTTGTTGCCgttactgttgttgccattgctgtggctgttgctgtcgctgttgctgctgctgctgctgttgatggtgTTTATGCAATCAAAATTCTTGCTGGCCCCCCGGGCAAATAGCAACAAGCCACAACGACTCGAATGGCACTTGTGGGTGCAATTGTAATTATCCTaatttatgtttgtgtgtgctcacTTCACCgctgcactttttttttcgttgctgttgtcgatatcgcatattgcgcatacgccccaTAGGCCCACCTACAACTGATTCTAATGCTGCACAgatttattgcaaattatcTCGCCACTTGACAATGATCGATAGCAACAAAATTTATGGACACAAAATTTCGCGTTTCAAAAAGTAAGAGAGCATGCTCCAATTTAAGCGGTGGCAACGTTTGATTCCTCcagcatcggcatcggcagcAACCAACTCCACTTTCAGTTACACAGTTTGTGACAGCACTCGAGTGCACTCGAATCGCAAGTCGAATATCGATTACACATTTTCTGCTCCAGACAATTCCAAATGTTTTCCACTGTCAGCTTTGTTGGCTTTTACAATAATTAGCACCGAAATAAACGAGGCGACAATTGTGAATGgagtcgacgtcgtcgtcgtcggcgtgAGTGCATTAGTGAAACGCTAGCCAAAAATGGAATTTTCGCGCAAcataaaatgaattgaatggACGTAATTAAGTGTAGAGTGCCAGCAGCTTTTAAtgcttcaaatttatttacactACTCCCATTTGAAACTGGCATTacgaatattttagtatttaattacATTGCCTCACATGAATATTCATGTCTAAAACGGAACTGTAGTTTAAATGCAGCTCCTCCTCTTTGCCATTATTCACTTGTAGAATAAAACAAGTGTAAAAGAGATGGCAGGGTATGCTCGATCGTTAGATACCCGGTAGTCAGTTGCGgtttatcaaatatatatactcaaaatatactaaaatgggCAAGACTTATCTGCTTATACTGATTAAGAGTATACATAAACTTTATACACTCGCTTTCTGTTAACGCAGAGTTTTAATACCGTTCTACCCCGCTGTCTATTGAACATTTAAATGTGACAAATTTATGCTGCTTTCAATGTTTATTGCTTCAAATTTAAGAGAACCTGCAATTTTCTTAGAATCTGCGGTTCCTCAGGAATCTCCTCCTGGTGCCACCGCTTCTGGTAAAGGTTCTGTCTGAAGTTCTGTCTGAAGATCTGTCTCCTCTCCTTCTCCTGATAGTATATGTCCTCCTTCCACAACGCCTGCGACGTAAACGCCTAAGCTCACGCAACAACTTCTTATACTTTTTCCTTAGCTTTTTCAGTTTCTTTGCACAAGTGGTGGAGCTAGAGGtagagctggagctggagctggaacTGGTGGTCGTGCTGGTGGTGTCACTAGAAGAGGCTGTTGTAGTGGTTGTCGTATCAGTGGCTGCAgtagttgttgtcgtcgttgtagttgttgtcgaGGAGGCACCATCGGTGAGCTGCACGAAACAAATGGCCAGGATGGCACATCCCAGAAATAAAGTTAGGACTCTCATGATCAAGCTGAGTTGATGACTATGATTGGATGTAATTTAATCTGATCTTTTTATACTAGACGGATCACATAGTAGATGGAAAGTTTTTGCACCTGTCACAATAATATCTAAGTCTAGTGagaatatatacatttgtttACTTTCATTTGAGTCAATGCCCATCAATAGcgtcatttaatatttactcaACTGCTGGTCGTTAAAGAACTTTTGGGCAATGCACAACGGCGTGCTGCTATTAATAAACAACAtagtttgcatatttttgtcTGCACCTGGGCTTTCCAAAATCTGTCATATTCGATTCATAATCATTTGCCACAAAGCGCAAATGCAAACATCGTTCTGAGCGCTAATTAAACGAACAAGATACAGTCGCAAAACTAAAAATAGCACCGATTTCTATTTATAACTTTTCTATTTGTTCATACTCGTCCATTCAACTAGAAGTTCTTGTACttactaaatattaaaaaaaaaaaacttataacattaaattttaatataatgaaaGTTACAGTCAAATGTTATTATTAGccgtaaaattaaattttttaaagtggtgttatttttaatttcgccACTGTATGCATTCGGGATTGTCTCACACACATTATTCACGAAAGCAAAGAATGTCTGGAAAGCAACACAAATTTTGTAGTCCCAAAGATTTGGCGATAAAAAGACTCCAAATGGCTGAGAACAACTGCaccaatataaatataatgagAGAATAAGttaatacatattattaatttatataaatttgtttatttaataattattcaatagcagctttatttggtataacaacaaacaactacatttaaaatataccattgaattaaaaatatacacaaagaAATTAGATTAGCAGTTGTTgccatataaataaaaataataaataaattctaagtTATTTATCTGATTACCCtcaaattttaagaaattattgagactttagcttttaaattactaTTGTCATATATACTGTATTAAATTCATGGGGTCTATATGTTATACACATTTTCCTTTTccataaaattataatacccctCTACGCTATAAGTAGCGTGTATAAAGACATTAAaaatcgtattaaataattaaattagctaataaaaactacaacaatggtaagcacaaacaaacaaatgcttGACATGGGGCCAGAGGCGGGGTCAAGACACGACAAATAGCTCGTAGGTGTAAAGAATAATGTattgaatgaaaagaaatcacaaaacaaattcaatatgAATGCAGATAattgaagttggagttgcggtggcggtggcggtgacGGTGGCGACTATTCAGGTGTGGTCCAGTCGATGTAGATTGAAATGTTCTTGTCAAGCTGTGACAACAATAAATGAGAACGAACAGAACATGTATGAGGTAAATCATTCAATAATCGCACAACATGAGCGTAGACAACGCCAATTCGATTGATTAATGAACACTTTATGCtattttgcgataattaaTGCTACTCAACtgtcaattcaattttatatgcACGCACATTCGAGTTGTCAACTCCGAGTACTcgtatgatttattttttgtctcAGTGcctacatttaattaaatgcaagtaAACAAAGAGTTCTAGtaaaaaatcaaatgacaaacagctgcataaataaatagaaaacatttactatataaaatatgaaaagtattttattaaattgaaaatataaacgaatAAATGAATTAACTTAAAAGTCGATTGTGGCTCTGGCTTTTACTTTTGTGTTCGCCTATTCACAAACGGAATGAAATGTGAATGTTTTCTCGCACTCAATTGAATTGGCAAAGCACTTTGAAGCTCTGAAGCTACACAGCTTTGCCTATTAAGTCAACTGATTACAGTTAAGCAACTCTGCTCTGATAATGCTCACAGCTGAGTCGGAGTTCCCATCAAAGCAGTTGCGACAAGCGACGAGTCGCTGCTTTGCCCATATCAATTAGCGGTTAACTTGCGCCAATTAAATTCTGTACTGTGACGGCAAAGTGCTGCAGGCCATTAGCAGCACTGGCTTTGCCACCATTATCCAGTCTCCAATCATTTACCACCATCACCACCGCCACCTTCACCGTCACCAGATTTCGTCGTCATCCCTCTGCGCTGAGTTTGGCAAAACAATCACAGCGTCACTTGCCAAGGTGATAACAAGCAGATGCAGGCGCCAAGAACCCAACATCGATTTGGAAAGCTGCGATTCTTAAATCAGTCACAAAACATCAGCGACACTCGGAAGAAGGTGCTTCAAGTGCTGCCTTAAATccaattccaaataaaaatacaaaattcaattggaaAAACCTGCAAGTGGCGAAGTGAGTGGAACGTAAATTGCACAACGTGCTAGCATGTAAGTGTTgatagaattttaattaaaattcaaatggcTCGCGGAACAACTAGTCAAAACAAAAGCGCCAATGCATtacgaaaatatttaatcaatttttgcGATTCCAACTCTCTAAAAAAAGAGTACAATTCTTTGAAAGAGAGTAGAATTGAATTTGACCCGTGCGATTCACGTTTCTTAATTACAAAAAGTATTCAGAATATAGCAAATCAATTTCAAGTCTACTCGATTAGTCTGCCAAAAACAATCAGTAGGTCACTAATAATTAATGAAcctgtaaataaattaagggTTCATCTTCATGCTGtcattcatttatatttctgtCGATTAACGCGGGGTTCGTTTACCTTTTGCACACCGACTGTgatgtcacacacacacattgggAATATACAGTAAATAGTTGCTTAGTATATCGAGTGCATTCGAATAAGAGGCGGTCTTCAACTATGTAGAGATCAAGTGAATACTACAATGGGCATATCCATCCATGCTAGCAATTATATAACACGCCGGAGACTGCAATTGCGACTTGCGATTTACGACAgtaggcagcaacaacaatttccacCTATTTACACAAGCACactaaatatattatgtaCATAGATGTACATATCTGCTGATAAATTGACATATTCTCCAATCTCGGTCAGAGCCGCTAATTAAAAGGTTTAAGGCTAAAATTAGCATACCAGGCAATGGCAATTCAAAGTGAATACTACTACAGATGCAGCACACAACATCTCCCctcaatcacacacacacactctctcatTGAAAGAGAGATTTGCGTGTTTACTGTTCATGAAACTGAAATTCATGCCGTTCGAGAGTACGAGAAGTGGACAAAAGCCGCGACCCCAACGAACGAGAGAAATGCCCCTAGGCCGCAGTtccctatatatatattgtgtatatgCCTATGAGGAGTCAGCTCAAAAGGGAAATAGAAGGGAGGCAGCGATGTGAATGAGGTGCGTGGCGTCATATTACTAGATGGCATCGCATGCCAGCAATTATCCGCATAATCTTGTAATACAAACCCAAACCAAGCCAATTTACTTGAAAGTACCTTAAATTCACTTAactagttgtgtgtgttgtgcctGTGATTATGCATATTCGCTTCGCtgtaaatatgtacatttgacattttcattATAGTGTcgaaaattacgtatacgcaccaTGTAACAGCGAATGCTTTGGCATTGCaccaaaaaattattatatttaacgCGAATTTCATGTTTAAACTTCATATTAAGCtataacacaaataaaatatgca includes the following:
- the LOC132785182 gene encoding protein new-glue 1-like, coding for MRVLTLFLGCAILAICFVQLTDGASSTTTTTTTTTTAATDTTTTTTASSSDTTSTTTSSSSSSSSTSSSTTCAKKLKKLRKKYKKLLREGEETDLQTELQTEPLPEAVAPGGDS